The following proteins are encoded in a genomic region of Variovorax paradoxus:
- the proC gene encoding pyrroline-5-carboxylate reductase, producing MTIAVTFLPRTAPAPLPPIAFIGGGNMASAIIGGLIKQGTPADTFEVVEPFEEARKKLAQSFGITAHAEAGEALSRCAVVVWAVKPQTFAEAARPVRALAENALHLSVAAGIPSTSIARWLGSDRVVRAMPNTPALVGQGMTGLYARAAADAADRALVGQLLAPTGELLWVDDEAALDAVTAMSGSGPAYVFYFIEAMTEAGVEMGLSPDQALRLAIGTFTGASALAHSATEPPSVLRERVTSKGGTTYAALTSLEGADVKAKFKTAIRAAQQRAAELGEEFGKA from the coding sequence ATGACCATCGCAGTCACCTTCCTGCCCCGCACCGCGCCGGCGCCGCTCCCTCCGATCGCCTTCATCGGCGGCGGCAACATGGCCAGCGCCATCATCGGCGGCCTCATCAAGCAGGGCACGCCTGCCGACACTTTCGAGGTGGTCGAGCCCTTCGAGGAAGCCCGCAAGAAGCTGGCACAGTCTTTCGGCATCACGGCGCATGCGGAGGCCGGCGAAGCCCTTTCCCGCTGCGCGGTGGTGGTGTGGGCCGTCAAGCCGCAGACTTTCGCGGAGGCTGCCCGCCCGGTGCGGGCGCTGGCCGAAAACGCATTGCACCTGAGCGTTGCGGCAGGCATTCCCTCGACCAGCATTGCCCGCTGGCTGGGCAGCGACCGCGTGGTGCGCGCCATGCCCAACACGCCGGCGCTGGTCGGCCAGGGCATGACAGGCCTCTACGCGCGAGCCGCGGCCGATGCCGCCGACCGCGCACTGGTCGGACAGCTGCTGGCGCCGACCGGCGAACTGCTCTGGGTCGACGACGAAGCCGCGCTCGACGCGGTCACGGCCATGTCCGGCTCGGGCCCCGCCTATGTGTTCTATTTCATCGAGGCGATGACCGAAGCCGGCGTCGAGATGGGCCTGTCGCCCGACCAGGCCCTGCGGCTGGCGATCGGTACCTTTACCGGCGCCTCGGCGCTGGCGCACAGTGCCACCGAGCCGCCCTCGGTGCTGCGCGAACGCGTGACGTCGAAGGGCGGAACGACGTATGCGGCCCTCACATCGCTCGAAGGCGCCGACGTGAAGGCGAAGTTCAAGACCGCCATTCGCGCCGCGCAGCAACGCGCCGCCGAGTTGGGCGAGGAGTTCGGCAAGGCCTGA
- a CDS encoding DUF3597 domain-containing protein produces the protein MSIFGSILSKIFPSANAATAPAAPAAPVPAGAPAAAAPPPAITVVDVEALLDGMPGASSLNWRTSIVDLMKLLGLDSSLDARKQLAGELSYGADTSDSAKMNIWLHRQVMTKLAANGGKVPAELRD, from the coding sequence ATGAGCATTTTCGGCAGCATTCTTTCCAAGATTTTCCCGTCCGCGAACGCCGCCACCGCCCCTGCTGCTCCCGCGGCACCGGTGCCCGCGGGCGCACCCGCCGCCGCGGCGCCGCCGCCCGCCATCACCGTGGTGGACGTCGAGGCCCTGCTCGACGGCATGCCCGGCGCGAGCAGCCTGAACTGGCGCACGTCCATCGTCGACCTGATGAAGCTGCTCGGCCTGGACAGCAGCCTCGACGCGCGCAAGCAGCTCGCCGGGGAGCTCAGCTACGGCGCCGACACCAGCGACAGCGCCAAGATGAACATCTGGCTGCACCGCCAGGTGATGACCAAGCTGGCTGCCAACGGCGGCAAGGTTCCTGCTGAACTGCGCGACTGA
- the recG gene encoding ATP-dependent DNA helicase RecG, which yields MPAKSPSAPPEKTAAVPAAPGAGPSLVQRALRKLGLVRDIDFALYLPMRYEDETRIVKLADTRDGDMAQVEGVVTECEVVYRPRRQLIATIDDGSDTCQLRFFNFYPSQQKQLAVGARVRVRGEVRGGFVGRQIMHPTVKAAGTSLPEALTPVYSTVAGLAQPVLRREVRSGLARAVLDETIPVQIGLRGAWDLRSSLTFLHYPTPDVAMATLEDHSHPAWQRIKAEELLAQQLSQLQARLERAAQRAPALPSSIEPEPTSLHAQLLAVLPFGLTGAQQRVGEEITRDLGREIPMHRLLQGDVGSGKTVVAALAAARCIDAGFQCALMAPTEILAAQHFGKLVGWLDPLLAERGLRVAWLTGSQKKKERDAMSAAVESGEAALVIGTHAVISEKVRFKNLALAIIDEQHRFGVAQRLALRGKAGGGTFSPPEASPHPPEGGQSGLGRPGAGLEPHLLMMSATPIPRTLAMSYYADLDVSTLDELPPGRTPIVTKLVADHRRDEVIDRIQAQIAAGRQVYWVCPLIEESEAVDLRNATETRDELAETLGDAIRVGLLHSRMPTAEKQAVMAAFTANEIQVLVSTTVIEVGVDVPNASLMVIEHAERFGLSQLHQLRGRVGRGAAASACVLLYAPGDSGRVGEAARARLKAMAETGDGFEIARRDLEIRGPGEFLGARQSGAPLLRFADLSTDVMLLDWARELAPVMLEKHPELAQRHIDRWLGTKAEYLKA from the coding sequence ATGCCCGCCAAGTCCCCGTCCGCACCGCCCGAAAAGACCGCAGCCGTTCCCGCTGCGCCGGGCGCGGGCCCGAGCCTCGTGCAGCGCGCCTTGCGCAAGCTCGGGCTCGTGCGCGATATCGACTTTGCGCTCTACCTCCCGATGCGCTACGAGGACGAGACCCGCATCGTGAAGCTCGCCGACACGCGCGACGGCGACATGGCGCAGGTCGAGGGCGTGGTCACTGAATGCGAGGTGGTGTACCGCCCGCGCCGCCAATTGATTGCGACCATCGACGACGGCAGCGACACCTGCCAGCTGCGCTTCTTCAACTTCTATCCGTCGCAGCAGAAGCAGCTCGCGGTCGGTGCAAGGGTCCGCGTGCGAGGCGAGGTGCGCGGCGGCTTCGTGGGGCGGCAGATCATGCATCCCACGGTCAAGGCCGCGGGCACCTCGCTGCCGGAGGCGCTCACGCCCGTGTACTCGACCGTGGCCGGCCTCGCACAGCCGGTGCTGCGGCGCGAAGTGCGATCGGGCCTGGCGCGCGCGGTGCTCGACGAGACGATTCCGGTGCAGATCGGCCTGCGCGGCGCTTGGGACCTGCGCAGTTCGCTGACCTTTTTGCACTATCCCACGCCCGACGTGGCGATGGCGACGCTCGAAGACCACAGCCATCCGGCCTGGCAGCGCATCAAGGCCGAGGAACTGCTGGCGCAGCAGCTTTCGCAGCTGCAGGCGCGGCTCGAACGCGCGGCGCAGCGCGCACCGGCGCTGCCTTCTTCGATCGAGCCGGAGCCGACTTCGCTGCACGCGCAATTGCTCGCGGTGCTGCCCTTCGGCCTGACCGGTGCGCAGCAGCGCGTGGGCGAGGAAATCACGCGCGACCTGGGCCGCGAGATTCCGATGCACCGGCTGTTGCAGGGCGACGTGGGCTCGGGCAAGACCGTGGTGGCGGCGCTTGCGGCGGCGCGTTGCATCGACGCGGGCTTTCAATGCGCGTTGATGGCGCCGACCGAAATCCTCGCGGCCCAGCATTTCGGGAAGCTGGTCGGCTGGCTCGATCCGCTGCTGGCCGAACGCGGCCTGCGCGTGGCCTGGCTCACGGGCAGCCAGAAGAAGAAGGAGCGCGACGCGATGTCGGCCGCGGTCGAGAGCGGCGAGGCGGCCCTGGTCATCGGCACGCATGCCGTCATCTCCGAGAAGGTGCGTTTCAAGAACCTCGCGCTCGCGATCATCGACGAGCAGCACCGCTTCGGCGTGGCGCAGCGGCTCGCGCTGCGCGGCAAGGCCGGCGGCGGTACTTTCAGCCCTCCTGAGGCTTCGCCTCACCCCCCCGAGGGGGGGCAATCCGGGTTGGGGCGGCCCGGCGCCGGATTGGAGCCGCATTTGCTGATGATGAGCGCGACGCCGATCCCGCGCACGCTGGCGATGAGCTACTACGCCGACCTCGACGTCTCCACGCTCGACGAGTTGCCGCCGGGCCGCACGCCCATCGTCACCAAGCTGGTGGCCGACCACCGGCGCGACGAGGTGATCGACCGCATCCAGGCACAGATCGCCGCGGGCCGGCAGGTCTACTGGGTGTGTCCGCTGATCGAGGAAAGCGAGGCCGTCGACCTGCGCAATGCCACCGAGACGCGCGACGAACTGGCCGAAACGCTCGGCGATGCCATCCGCGTCGGCCTGCTGCATTCGCGCATGCCGACGGCCGAGAAGCAGGCCGTGATGGCGGCCTTCACCGCGAACGAAATCCAGGTCTTGGTGAGCACCACGGTGATCGAGGTGGGCGTGGACGTGCCGAACGCCTCGCTGATGGTGATCGAGCATGCCGAGCGCTTCGGCCTCTCGCAATTGCACCAGCTGCGCGGCCGGGTGGGCCGCGGCGCCGCGGCCTCGGCCTGCGTGCTGCTCTATGCGCCGGGCGACAGCGGCCGGGTCGGCGAGGCCGCGCGCGCGCGGCTCAAGGCGATGGCCGAAACCGGCGACGGCTTCGAAATAGCCCGGCGTGACCTCGAGATCCGCGGGCCGGGCGAATTCCTGGGGGCGCGCCAATCGGGTGCGCCGCTGCTGCGCTTTGCCGACCTGAGCACCGATGTGATGCTGCTCGACTGGGCGCGCGAACTGGCGCCCGTCATGCTCGAGAAGCACCCCGAGCTGGCCCAGCGCCACATCGACCGGTGGCTGGGCACCAAGGCCGAGTACCTGAAGGCGTAG
- the tgt gene encoding tRNA guanosine(34) transglycosylase Tgt, with product MLNFELLKVDPDSHARRGTLTLNHGVVQTPIFMPVGTYGTVKGVMPRSLEEMGAQIILGNTFHLWMRPGLDVMASFGGLHHFEKWNKPILTDSGGFQVWSLGAMRKISEEGVKFASPVNGDKLFLTPEVSMQIQTILNSDIVMQFDECTPYDTKGHITTEAEARISMELSLRWAKRCQHEFARLENPNALFGIVQGGMFENLREESLAALVDMDFPGYAIGGVSVGEPKEEMLHIMGHTPHRLPAEKPRYLMGVGTPEDLVQGVADGVDMFDCVMPTRNARNGTLFTRFGDLKMRNARHKSDPQPIDPSCTCHACAGMSGVSWNDGGREGFSRAYLHHLDRCAEMLGPMLATIHNLHYYLNLMREIREALEADSFTAFRARFKADRARGV from the coding sequence ATGCTGAACTTCGAACTCCTGAAAGTCGACCCCGACAGCCACGCGCGCCGCGGCACGCTCACGCTCAACCACGGCGTCGTGCAAACGCCGATCTTCATGCCCGTGGGCACCTACGGCACCGTCAAGGGCGTGATGCCGCGCAGCCTCGAGGAGATGGGCGCGCAGATCATCCTGGGCAACACCTTCCACCTGTGGATGCGCCCCGGCCTCGACGTGATGGCCAGCTTCGGCGGGCTGCACCACTTCGAGAAGTGGAACAAGCCCATCCTCACCGACTCGGGCGGCTTCCAGGTGTGGTCGCTGGGCGCGATGCGCAAGATCAGCGAAGAGGGCGTCAAGTTCGCATCGCCCGTCAACGGCGACAAGCTGTTCCTCACGCCCGAGGTCTCGATGCAGATCCAGACCATCCTGAACAGCGACATCGTGATGCAGTTCGACGAGTGCACGCCCTACGACACCAAGGGCCACATCACGACCGAGGCCGAGGCGCGCATCTCGATGGAACTGAGCCTGCGCTGGGCCAAGCGCTGCCAGCACGAATTCGCGCGGCTAGAGAACCCGAACGCGCTGTTCGGCATCGTGCAGGGCGGCATGTTCGAGAACCTGCGCGAAGAGTCGCTCGCCGCGCTGGTCGACATGGACTTTCCCGGCTACGCCATCGGCGGCGTGAGCGTGGGCGAGCCCAAGGAAGAGATGCTGCACATCATGGGCCACACGCCGCACCGGCTGCCGGCCGAAAAGCCGCGCTACCTGATGGGCGTGGGCACGCCCGAAGACCTGGTGCAGGGCGTGGCCGACGGCGTTGACATGTTCGACTGCGTGATGCCCACGCGCAATGCGCGCAACGGCACGCTGTTCACCCGCTTCGGCGACCTGAAGATGCGCAACGCGCGCCACAAGAGCGACCCTCAGCCCATCGATCCGAGCTGCACCTGCCATGCGTGCGCGGGCATGTCGGGTGTGAGCTGGAACGACGGTGGGCGCGAAGGCTTCAGCCGCGCCTACCTGCATCACCTCGATCGCTGCGCCGAGATGCTCGGCCCGATGCTCGCCACCATCCACAACCTGCACTACTACCTGAACCTGATGCGCGAAATTCGCGAAGCCCTCGAGGCGGACAGCTTCACGGCTTTCAGGGCACGCTTCAAGGCCGACCGCGCGCGCGGCGTGTAG
- a CDS encoding LysR substrate-binding domain-containing protein: MTLTELKYIVAVARERHFGKAAEACYVSQPTLSVAIKKLEDELEVKLFERSAGEVTVTPLGEQIVQQAQSVLDQAASIKEIAKRGKDPLAGPLNLGVIYTIGPYLLPDLVRQVIARTPQMPLVLQENFTAKLLEMLRAGEIDCAVMAEPFPDTGLAVAPLYDEPFMAALPAKHKFADRESITSDELQNETMLLLGTGHCFRDHVLEVCPEFARFSSNAEGIRKSFEGSSLETIKHMVASGMGVTLVPRLSVPAEALKPKVKGRKEPEQMVRYLPVRDAHDRDPPTRRVVLAWRRTFTRYEAIAALRNAIYACELPGVKRLS, encoded by the coding sequence ATGACTCTCACAGAACTCAAATACATCGTCGCAGTAGCCCGCGAACGGCACTTCGGCAAGGCGGCCGAGGCCTGCTACGTCTCCCAACCGACCCTTTCGGTGGCCATCAAGAAGCTCGAGGACGAACTCGAGGTCAAGCTCTTCGAGCGCAGCGCGGGCGAAGTCACGGTCACGCCGCTGGGCGAGCAGATCGTGCAGCAGGCGCAAAGCGTGCTCGACCAAGCCGCCAGCATCAAGGAAATTGCCAAGCGCGGAAAGGACCCGTTGGCGGGCCCGCTGAACCTGGGCGTGATCTACACCATCGGGCCGTACCTGCTGCCCGACCTCGTGCGCCAGGTGATTGCACGCACGCCGCAGATGCCGCTGGTGCTTCAAGAGAACTTCACCGCCAAGCTGCTCGAGATGCTGCGCGCCGGCGAGATCGATTGCGCGGTCATGGCCGAGCCGTTTCCCGATACGGGCCTTGCGGTGGCACCGCTGTACGACGAGCCTTTCATGGCGGCCTTGCCGGCGAAGCACAAGTTCGCCGATCGCGAATCGATCACTTCCGACGAACTGCAGAACGAAACCATGCTGCTGCTCGGCACCGGCCACTGCTTTCGCGACCATGTGCTCGAGGTGTGCCCCGAGTTCGCGCGCTTCTCGAGCAATGCCGAAGGCATCCGCAAGAGCTTCGAGGGCTCGTCGCTCGAGACCATCAAGCACATGGTGGCTTCGGGCATGGGTGTGACGCTGGTGCCGCGCCTGTCGGTGCCAGCCGAAGCGCTCAAGCCCAAGGTGAAGGGACGCAAGGAGCCCGAGCAGATGGTGCGCTACCTGCCGGTGCGTGATGCGCACGACCGCGACCCGCCCACGCGGCGCGTGGTGCTGGCCTGGCGCCGCACCTTCACGCGCTACGAGGCGATCGCCGCATTGCGCAACGCGATCTATGCGTGCGAGCTGCCGGGCGTCAAGCGGCTGTCATAG
- the ubiA gene encoding 4-hydroxybenzoate octaprenyltransferase yields MLARRFALYLDLIRWNRPAGWLLLLWPTLGALWFAAEGWPGWHLLTVFMLGTILMRSAGCCVNDVADRDFDRHVKRTAQRPVTSGAVSVKEALVLGAVLALLAFGLVLTTNRLTILCSFAALAITLIYPFAKRFVSVPQAVLGIAFSFGIPMAFAAVQSEVPAFAGWLLAGNLFWVLAYDTEYAMVDRDDDLKIGMKTSAITFGRFDVAVVMASYGVFLAVWTWAGASRGLGISFFAAIGVAVAQAVWHWRLIRGRGRDGCFKAFRLNHWLGFAVFAGVAAGYALR; encoded by the coding sequence ATGCTCGCCCGCCGTTTTGCGCTCTATCTCGACCTGATTCGCTGGAACCGCCCCGCGGGCTGGCTACTGCTGCTCTGGCCCACACTGGGCGCGCTCTGGTTTGCCGCCGAGGGCTGGCCGGGCTGGCATCTGCTGACCGTGTTCATGCTGGGCACCATCCTGATGCGCAGCGCGGGCTGCTGTGTCAACGACGTGGCCGACCGCGACTTCGACCGCCACGTGAAACGAACCGCGCAGAGGCCGGTGACCAGCGGCGCGGTGTCGGTGAAGGAGGCGCTGGTGCTGGGCGCGGTGCTGGCGCTGCTGGCTTTCGGGCTGGTGCTCACGACCAATCGGTTGACTATCCTGTGCTCATTCGCGGCGCTGGCCATCACGCTGATCTATCCATTCGCCAAGCGCTTCGTGTCGGTTCCGCAGGCGGTGCTCGGCATTGCCTTCAGCTTCGGCATTCCGATGGCGTTTGCCGCGGTGCAATCCGAGGTGCCGGCATTCGCCGGCTGGCTGCTGGCCGGCAACCTGTTCTGGGTGCTGGCCTACGACACCGAATACGCGATGGTCGACCGCGACGACGATCTCAAGATCGGCATGAAGACCTCGGCCATTACCTTTGGCCGCTTCGACGTGGCGGTGGTGATGGCGAGCTACGGTGTGTTTCTGGCCGTCTGGACCTGGGCCGGCGCCAGCCGAGGGCTGGGCATCTCATTTTTTGCGGCCATCGGCGTCGCCGTGGCGCAGGCGGTCTGGCATTGGCGGCTGATTCGCGGCCGCGGCCGCGACGGCTGCTTCAAGGCCTTTCGGCTGAACCACTGGCTGGGTTTTGCCGTGTTCGCCGGCGTCGCGGCCGGGTACGCGCTGAGATAA
- a CDS encoding Dps family protein has product MAKASKKTSASSSSSGKVPKKGETKVAHESGSRNAPIINIGIERQDRAAIAEGLSRVLADTYTLYLTTHNFHWNVTGPHFNSLHAMFMTQYTELWGSTDVIAERIRALGHYAPGSYAEFSKIATVPDVPPTPPKAMEMVRILVKGHETVSRIAREFIPVAEEAGDDPTADMLTARCTVHDQTAWMLRSLLED; this is encoded by the coding sequence ATGGCAAAAGCTTCGAAGAAAACGTCGGCATCGTCCTCTTCGTCGGGCAAGGTGCCCAAGAAGGGCGAAACCAAGGTGGCGCACGAGTCCGGCAGCCGCAATGCGCCGATCATCAACATCGGCATCGAGCGCCAGGATCGCGCGGCCATCGCAGAAGGCCTGAGCCGCGTGTTGGCCGACACGTACACGCTCTACCTCACGACCCACAACTTTCACTGGAACGTGACGGGGCCGCACTTCAATTCACTGCATGCGATGTTCATGACGCAGTACACCGAGCTGTGGGGCTCGACCGACGTCATTGCCGAGCGCATTCGCGCGTTGGGCCACTATGCCCCTGGCTCTTACGCCGAGTTCAGCAAGATCGCCACCGTGCCGGATGTGCCCCCAACCCCGCCGAAGGCGATGGAGATGGTTCGCATCCTGGTGAAGGGCCACGAAACCGTGTCGCGCATTGCGCGCGAATTCATCCCGGTGGCCGAGGAAGCCGGGGACGACCCGACGGCCGACATGCTGACCGCGCGCTGCACGGTGCACGACCAGACCGCCTGGATGCTGCGTTCGCTGCTCGAAGACTGA
- a CDS encoding serine endopeptidase encodes MSKSLRLSEKWFRRGLWLVALVFASFLVGLGGAMVDDLPQVERALQLDDFIDRPAAEPLRSTIKASEEAELAATRELEQIRLQLNAAQQASANARETFGNWIATRRATAQPDQDTELISRSKALDALKQKEDEVQRKVDAQRQIVLDARQGEQRARESLAVLERAAQEKLDTEYRRVELRVFGYRLALTLPLLVVAGWLFVKKRKGTYWPFVWGFIFFALFAFFVELVPYMPSYGGYVRYVVGIVVTVLVGRYAIVALNRYLARQKLAEQQPDQVRREELSYDTALTRLGKNVCPGCERPVDLKNNEIDFCPHCGIGLFDHCGQCETRKSAFSKFCHACGTSAAPRVPLASAADSADSFTPGAPLRPAV; translated from the coding sequence ATGAGCAAGTCATTGCGTCTGTCCGAAAAGTGGTTCCGCCGCGGCCTGTGGCTGGTGGCCCTGGTGTTCGCGAGTTTTCTGGTCGGGCTCGGCGGCGCCATGGTGGACGACCTGCCGCAGGTCGAGCGGGCGCTTCAGCTCGACGACTTCATCGACCGTCCCGCGGCCGAGCCGCTGCGCAGCACGATCAAGGCGTCGGAAGAGGCCGAACTGGCCGCGACGCGCGAGCTCGAGCAGATTCGCCTGCAGCTCAACGCCGCGCAGCAGGCCAGTGCCAATGCGCGCGAGACCTTCGGCAACTGGATTGCCACGCGGCGCGCCACCGCGCAACCCGACCAGGACACGGAGCTGATCTCGCGCAGCAAGGCGCTCGATGCGCTCAAGCAGAAGGAAGACGAAGTCCAGCGCAAGGTCGATGCGCAGCGCCAGATCGTGCTCGATGCGCGGCAGGGCGAGCAGCGCGCCCGCGAATCGCTGGCGGTGCTGGAACGCGCCGCCCAGGAGAAGCTGGACACCGAGTACCGCCGTGTCGAGCTGCGCGTGTTCGGCTACAGGCTCGCGCTCACGCTGCCCCTGCTGGTGGTGGCGGGCTGGTTGTTCGTGAAGAAGCGCAAGGGCACTTACTGGCCTTTTGTCTGGGGCTTCATCTTCTTTGCGCTGTTCGCTTTCTTCGTCGAGCTGGTGCCCTACATGCCGAGCTATGGCGGCTATGTGCGCTACGTGGTGGGCATCGTGGTCACGGTGCTCGTGGGGCGCTACGCCATCGTCGCGCTGAATCGCTACCTTGCGCGCCAGAAGCTGGCCGAGCAGCAACCCGACCAAGTGCGGCGCGAGGAGCTCAGCTACGACACCGCGCTCACGCGGCTCGGCAAGAACGTGTGCCCCGGCTGCGAGCGGCCGGTGGACCTGAAGAACAACGAGATCGACTTCTGCCCGCATTGCGGCATCGGCCTGTTCGACCACTGCGGCCAATGCGAAACCCGCAAGAGCGCGTTCTCGAAGTTCTGCCATGCCTGCGGTACCTCCGCAGCGCCGCGGGTGCCGCTCGCATCGGCCGCGGACTCTGCGGATTCGTTCACACCTGGCGCGCCGCTTCGGCCTGCCGTGTAG
- the queA gene encoding tRNA preQ1(34) S-adenosylmethionine ribosyltransferase-isomerase QueA — translation MRAFTLSDFDFDLPPELVAQHPAAERTSSRLLDGTGDAPVDRIFKSLPSLLSAGDLLVFNDTRVVKARLFGEKPTGGKLELLVERVLQGHEVVAHMKVSKKPPVGTTLQMVGGFRATLLGRWPEEDGALFRFGFESDSGEDPYALMARCGHVPLPPYITHTDSADDESRYQTVFARVPGAVAAPTAALHFDEGLLAELEARGVQRANVTLHVGAGTFQPVKTENIAEHTMHAERYEVPETTQRAIADCKARGGRIVAVGTTTVRTLESWAKSGEATGDTRIFITPGFAFEHVELLVTNFHLPKSTLMMLVSAFAGYERVMALYAHAIAHRYRFFSYGDAMLLARQQHD, via the coding sequence ATGCGCGCCTTCACGCTCTCCGATTTCGATTTCGACTTGCCACCCGAACTGGTGGCGCAGCACCCAGCCGCCGAACGCACCTCGTCCCGCCTGCTCGACGGAACAGGAGACGCACCGGTCGACCGCATCTTCAAGAGCCTGCCCTCGCTGCTGAGCGCAGGCGACCTCCTGGTCTTCAACGACACGCGCGTGGTCAAGGCGCGCCTGTTCGGCGAGAAGCCGACCGGCGGCAAGCTCGAACTGCTGGTCGAGCGCGTGTTGCAGGGCCACGAGGTGGTCGCGCACATGAAGGTCAGCAAGAAGCCGCCGGTCGGCACCACGCTGCAGATGGTGGGCGGCTTCCGCGCCACGTTGCTGGGCCGCTGGCCCGAGGAAGACGGCGCGCTGTTCCGCTTCGGCTTCGAGAGCGACTCCGGCGAAGACCCCTACGCGCTGATGGCCCGCTGCGGCCATGTGCCGCTGCCGCCCTACATCACGCACACCGACTCGGCCGACGACGAGAGCCGCTACCAGACCGTGTTCGCGCGCGTGCCCGGCGCGGTGGCCGCTCCCACGGCCGCGCTGCATTTCGACGAAGGCCTGCTGGCCGAGCTCGAAGCACGCGGCGTGCAGCGCGCCAACGTCACGCTGCACGTGGGCGCCGGCACCTTCCAGCCGGTGAAGACCGAGAACATCGCCGAGCACACGATGCACGCCGAGCGCTATGAAGTGCCCGAGACCACGCAGCGCGCCATTGCCGACTGCAAGGCGCGCGGCGGCCGGATCGTCGCGGTCGGCACGACCACCGTGCGCACGCTCGAATCGTGGGCCAAGAGCGGCGAGGCCACAGGCGACACGCGCATCTTCATCACGCCGGGTTTCGCGTTCGAGCATGTCGAGCTGCTGGTCACCAACTTCCATCTGCCGAAGAGCACGCTGATGATGCTGGTCTCGGCCTTTGCGGGCTACGAGCGCGTGATGGCGCTGTATGCCCACGCCATTGCCCATCGCTACCGCTTCTTCAGCTACGGTGACGCCATGCTGCTGGCACGACAACAACACGATTGA
- a CDS encoding SDR family NAD(P)-dependent oxidoreductase, which translates to MTTASSTPPAAYTARYPSLAGRTVFISGGATGIGEALVRAFHAQGAKVGFCDLDAAAGRTLAAQLQGGNPALFCECDVTDTAALTAAIAAVRAQFGPIGVLLNNAANDRRHEMAEVTSEDFDRLVAVNFKHQFFAAQAVADDMRALGGGSIINFGSISWMIKGRGYPVYQACKAAARGLTRSLARDLGKENIRVNSIVPGWVMTERQIKLWVKPESGAEIDAAQCLPGRVMAEDIAAMALFLAADDSRMCSAQDFVVDAGWT; encoded by the coding sequence ATGACCACCGCTTCTTCTACACCCCCTGCCGCATACACCGCCCGCTATCCCTCGCTGGCCGGCCGCACCGTGTTCATCTCGGGCGGCGCCACCGGCATCGGCGAGGCGCTGGTGCGGGCATTCCACGCCCAAGGCGCGAAGGTCGGCTTCTGCGATCTCGACGCCGCCGCCGGCCGTACACTCGCGGCCCAGCTCCAGGGCGGCAACCCGGCGCTGTTCTGCGAATGCGACGTGACCGACACCGCGGCGCTCACCGCCGCGATTGCCGCGGTGCGCGCGCAATTCGGCCCGATCGGTGTGCTGCTGAACAACGCCGCCAACGACCGCCGCCATGAAATGGCGGAGGTGACCAGCGAAGATTTCGATCGCCTGGTGGCCGTCAACTTCAAGCATCAGTTCTTCGCCGCGCAGGCCGTGGCCGACGACATGCGCGCGCTGGGCGGCGGATCGATCATCAACTTCGGCTCGATCAGCTGGATGATCAAGGGCCGGGGCTATCCCGTCTACCAGGCCTGCAAGGCCGCCGCGCGCGGCCTCACGCGTTCACTGGCGCGCGACCTGGGCAAGGAGAACATCCGCGTCAATTCGATCGTGCCGGGCTGGGTCATGACCGAGCGGCAGATCAAGCTGTGGGTCAAGCCCGAGTCCGGCGCGGAGATCGATGCGGCGCAGTGCCTGCCGGGGCGCGTGATGGCCGAGGACATCGCCGCCATGGCGCTTTTCCTGGCCGCCGACGACTCGAGGATGTGTTCCGCACAAGATTTCGTGGTCGACGCAGGCTGGACCTGA